Proteins encoded within one genomic window of Sphaerisporangium krabiense:
- a CDS encoding sugar ABC transporter ATP-binding protein, with protein MTSAPPRLELAGLSKSFGTVRALRDVGLTVGPGEIHGLVGQNGSGKSTLIKILAGYHPPDRGGRILVDGRDLATPIRLRDLRTAGIAIVHQDFGLVQDKSVAENIAVGSFITTRWTRRVDWRAEARRAAEILDRLDVTWIDPARPVGALGPADRSIVAIARALRAQRPGEGLIVLDESTRALPKDGLEDFYRVLRSVVGQGGAALMVSHNLEEIREVTDRVTVLRDGAVVDGTLETAATSEQDIARRMLGRVVEQRVHTRDQAPGPAAPIAVRGLTGRAVDEVTMDIRPGEVLGLTGVAGAGWDEVPYLLTGARRPSRGSVTIGAATLDLARARSADCIAAGIALLPEHRIDDGLALTMPVGENITLPRVRRQGRPWTIGRGWQRSEIEAVLESLDVRPRRAEMPVGQLSGGNQQKVMLGKWLAGSPELLVLHEPTQAVDVGAREDILRAISEAARRGVAVVVASIQPSDLAAVCDRVLIFREGRVDGEITAPTENAVVEAVYADTSPSAHPDPHPDPRPDPHGKADPCPR; from the coding sequence GTGACCTCCGCGCCGCCTCGCCTGGAGCTCGCGGGACTGTCCAAGTCCTTCGGCACGGTCCGCGCGCTGCGCGACGTCGGCCTGACGGTCGGACCGGGTGAGATCCACGGCCTGGTCGGCCAGAACGGCTCGGGCAAGTCCACGCTGATCAAGATCCTCGCCGGGTACCACCCGCCGGACCGCGGCGGAAGGATCCTGGTCGACGGCCGGGACCTGGCCACGCCGATCAGGCTGCGGGACCTGCGCACGGCCGGGATCGCCATCGTCCACCAGGACTTCGGCCTGGTGCAGGACAAGTCGGTCGCCGAGAACATCGCCGTCGGGTCCTTCATCACCACCCGGTGGACGCGCCGGGTGGACTGGCGGGCCGAGGCGCGCCGCGCGGCCGAGATCCTGGACCGTCTCGACGTCACCTGGATCGACCCCGCGCGGCCGGTGGGCGCGCTCGGCCCCGCCGACCGCTCGATCGTCGCGATCGCCCGCGCCCTGCGCGCGCAGCGGCCCGGCGAGGGGCTGATCGTGCTGGACGAGTCGACGCGGGCGCTGCCGAAGGACGGCCTGGAGGACTTCTACCGGGTGCTGCGCAGCGTGGTCGGCCAGGGCGGCGCCGCCCTGATGGTCTCCCACAACCTGGAGGAGATCAGGGAGGTCACCGACCGGGTCACCGTGCTGCGGGACGGCGCCGTCGTCGACGGCACCCTGGAGACGGCCGCCACCTCCGAGCAGGACATCGCGCGCCGCATGCTGGGCCGCGTCGTGGAGCAGCGCGTCCACACCCGCGACCAGGCGCCCGGCCCGGCGGCCCCGATCGCGGTGCGCGGGCTCACCGGCCGCGCCGTGGACGAGGTGACGATGGACATCCGGCCCGGTGAGGTCCTCGGCCTCACCGGCGTCGCCGGCGCCGGCTGGGACGAGGTGCCGTACCTGCTGACCGGGGCGCGCCGCCCGTCCCGCGGCTCGGTCACGATCGGCGCCGCCACCCTGGATCTGGCCCGCGCCCGCAGCGCCGACTGCATCGCCGCGGGCATCGCCCTGCTGCCCGAGCACCGCATCGACGACGGCCTGGCGCTGACGATGCCGGTGGGCGAGAACATCACCCTGCCCCGCGTCCGGCGGCAAGGCCGTCCCTGGACCATCGGCCGGGGCTGGCAGCGCTCGGAGATCGAGGCGGTCCTGGAGTCGCTGGACGTGCGGCCGCGCCGCGCCGAGATGCCCGTCGGGCAGCTCAGCGGCGGCAACCAGCAGAAGGTGATGCTCGGCAAGTGGCTCGCGGGCAGCCCGGAGCTGCTGGTGCTGCACGAGCCCACCCAGGCCGTCGACGTCGGCGCCCGCGAGGACATCCTGCGGGCCATCTCCGAGGCGGCCCGGCGGGGCGTGGCCGTCGTCGTCGCCTCCATCCAGCCGAGCGACCTGGCGGCCGTCTGCGACCGGGTGCTGATCTTCCGCGAGGGCCGCGTGGACGGCGAGATCACCGCGCCCACCGAGAACGCCGTCGTCGAGGCGGTGTACGCCGACACCTCACCGTCCGCGCACCCGGATCCACACCCGGATCCACGCCCGGATCCACACGGAAAGGCCGACCCATGTCCCAGATGA
- a CDS encoding VOC family protein, protein MALHRLTSITIGVPDLAPAIAYYRDFGLRPEEGGWLSTVDGGRQLRLVTTPTRRLVELEIGVDDPDDVARMSRSLRALDLDVAVTEDRLSVQEPVSGVRVVARVGDRLDQPGVPAPPYNAPGDPARGTTRAPAILRETPVRPRKLGHVVIGSVDQPATERFFTQGVGLKVSDVVPGMAAFMRCSTDHHNVLVSQAPVNFLHHTSWQVEDVDEIGRGATEMLREHPERHVWGLGRHHIGSNFFWYLKDPAGNFSEYYSDLDCVVDDALWKPEVWDAAHSLYSWGPPPPPSFIAPDDLAALMAGAHRAP, encoded by the coding sequence ATGGCACTGCACCGACTCACCTCGATCACCATCGGCGTCCCGGACCTCGCCCCGGCGATCGCCTACTACCGCGACTTCGGCCTGCGCCCCGAAGAGGGCGGCTGGCTGTCCACCGTCGACGGCGGCCGCCAGCTCCGCCTGGTCACGACGCCGACCCGCCGCCTGGTCGAGCTGGAGATCGGAGTGGACGACCCCGACGACGTCGCCCGCATGAGCCGGAGCCTGCGAGCCCTCGACCTGGACGTGGCCGTGACCGAGGACCGGCTGTCGGTGCAGGAGCCGGTCAGCGGCGTGCGGGTGGTGGCGCGGGTCGGCGACCGGCTGGACCAGCCCGGCGTCCCCGCCCCGCCCTACAACGCCCCCGGCGACCCCGCCCGCGGCACGACGCGGGCCCCGGCGATCCTGCGCGAGACGCCGGTCCGCCCCCGCAAGCTCGGCCACGTCGTCATCGGCTCGGTCGACCAGCCCGCCACCGAGCGGTTCTTCACCCAGGGCGTGGGCCTGAAGGTCAGCGACGTGGTGCCCGGGATGGCGGCCTTCATGCGCTGCTCGACCGACCACCACAACGTCCTGGTCAGCCAGGCGCCGGTCAACTTCCTGCACCACACCTCCTGGCAGGTGGAGGACGTCGACGAGATCGGCCGCGGCGCGACCGAGATGCTCCGCGAGCACCCCGAACGCCACGTGTGGGGCCTCGGCCGGCACCACATCGGCTCCAACTTCTTCTGGTACCTCAAGGACCCCGCGGGCAACTTCTCGGAGTACTACTCCGACCTGGACTGCGTCGTCGACGACGCGCTCTGGAAGCCCGAGGTCTGGGACGCCGCGCACAGCCTCTACAGCTGGGGCCCGCCGCCTCCCCCGTCCTTCATCGCCCCCGACGACCTCGCCGCGTTGATGGCCGGCGCCCACCGAGCCCCCTGA
- a CDS encoding SMP-30/gluconolactonase/LRE family protein, whose product MRTYATGMTWGEGPRWHDGALWLSDTQGRRLWTDAGGAWTATPLESVSNGLWFLPDGRLTGAMMDEKRIGVWDGGRWQTYADLAPLGVGPLGDLVGDAAGNLYVDDVAFAAARGESPRPGRIILVRADGTTAVAAEDVEFPNGLAFLDGGATLVVAETSRQRLTAFRVAADGTLHDRRTYADIARLVGPEARPDGIWPAGDGVWVATTTGQVVARVREGELAESIGTSPGFPIACCLDDRGRLLATVADTGGEPLFAALARKAVTTTAVLLDPPPHR is encoded by the coding sequence ATGAGGACCTACGCGACCGGGATGACCTGGGGAGAAGGGCCACGCTGGCACGACGGCGCGCTGTGGCTGTCCGACACCCAGGGACGCCGGCTGTGGACCGACGCCGGGGGCGCCTGGACCGCGACGCCGCTGGAGTCGGTGTCCAACGGCCTGTGGTTCCTGCCGGACGGCCGCCTGACCGGCGCGATGATGGACGAGAAGCGGATCGGCGTGTGGGACGGAGGCCGCTGGCAGACCTACGCCGACCTGGCCCCCCTCGGCGTCGGCCCGCTCGGCGACCTGGTCGGCGACGCCGCGGGCAACCTGTACGTCGACGACGTCGCCTTCGCCGCCGCCCGCGGCGAGTCGCCGCGCCCCGGGCGGATCATCCTGGTCCGCGCGGACGGGACCACCGCGGTCGCCGCCGAGGACGTCGAGTTCCCCAACGGGCTCGCCTTCCTCGACGGGGGCGCCACCCTCGTCGTCGCCGAGACCTCGCGGCAACGGCTCACCGCCTTCCGCGTCGCCGCCGACGGCACCCTGCACGACCGGCGCACCTACGCCGACATCGCCCGCCTGGTCGGCCCGGAGGCCAGGCCGGACGGCATCTGGCCCGCCGGCGACGGCGTCTGGGTGGCCACCACCACCGGGCAGGTGGTCGCCCGGGTCCGCGAAGGCGAGCTCGCCGAGTCGATCGGCACCTCGCCCGGCTTTCCCATCGCCTGCTGCCTCGACGACCGCGGCCGCCTGCTGGCCACCGTCGCCGACACCGGCGGCGAGCCCCTGTTCGCCGCGCTCGCCCGCAAGGCGGTCACCACCACCGCCGTCCTGCTGGACCCCCCGCCCCACCGCTGA
- a CDS encoding sugar ABC transporter substrate-binding protein, giving the protein MKTTALTRTALSVTATRLAAAGLAAALAVTLAACGNGNDSTSATSGNGGGSAASGPASAAGKTAQAALAARAEPAGEIAEPGKPVDTSKLAGKTVYYVPIALKVGHFPLVEKNLTDALGRVGVKVYPCDGQGNPSGISACLDQAIAAKPAAVITDYVPYEMVPTALERVRKSGIPLYVAGAAGPEGTRQSATFAFGDPDPQGFVLMDGIGDAVIADSDAKAHILFLSVTDSSSTRRSGVHALEHLKQACPGCEVTEKQVNLSRMKDVPSLVSSALITDPSIDYVVPQYDTYLSAVTTGLQSSGKARSVKIATSGATLAAVQQVKTNDRLIAVVGVNPPYLAWTIADSVLRMLAGEAPPAEYPSMARAITKGNIGQLKLTPQAEVSGEWFGDPSVFQKAFTGLWSAR; this is encoded by the coding sequence ATGAAAACCACCGCCCTCACCCGAACGGCCCTCTCCGTCACCGCGACCCGCCTGGCGGCCGCCGGCCTGGCCGCGGCGCTCGCGGTCACCCTGGCCGCGTGCGGCAACGGAAACGACAGCACCTCCGCGACCTCCGGGAACGGCGGCGGTTCCGCCGCGTCCGGTCCGGCGTCGGCGGCCGGCAAGACCGCGCAGGCGGCGCTCGCCGCGCGGGCCGAGCCCGCCGGCGAGATCGCCGAGCCGGGCAAGCCCGTCGACACCTCGAAGCTGGCCGGCAAGACGGTCTACTACGTGCCGATCGCGCTCAAGGTGGGCCACTTCCCGCTGGTCGAGAAGAACCTGACCGACGCGCTCGGCCGCGTCGGGGTCAAGGTCTATCCCTGCGACGGGCAGGGGAACCCATCGGGGATCAGCGCCTGCCTCGACCAGGCGATCGCCGCCAAGCCCGCGGCCGTGATCACCGACTACGTCCCCTACGAGATGGTGCCCACCGCCCTGGAACGGGTCCGCAAGAGCGGCATCCCCCTGTACGTGGCGGGCGCGGCCGGCCCCGAGGGGACGCGGCAGTCGGCGACGTTCGCGTTCGGCGACCCCGACCCGCAGGGGTTCGTGCTGATGGACGGCATCGGCGACGCGGTCATCGCCGACTCCGACGCCAAGGCGCACATCCTGTTCCTGTCGGTGACCGACAGCTCCAGCACCCGCCGCTCGGGCGTGCACGCCCTGGAACACCTCAAGCAGGCCTGCCCCGGCTGCGAGGTCACCGAGAAGCAGGTGAACCTCAGCCGGATGAAGGACGTGCCGTCGCTGGTCAGCAGCGCGCTGATCACCGACCCGTCCATCGACTACGTGGTCCCCCAGTACGACACCTACCTGTCGGCGGTCACCACCGGCCTGCAGTCCAGCGGCAAGGCCCGCAGCGTCAAGATCGCCACCAGCGGGGCGACGCTGGCGGCGGTGCAGCAGGTCAAGACCAACGACCGGCTCATCGCGGTGGTCGGCGTGAACCCGCCGTACCTGGCCTGGACCATCGCCGACTCGGTGCTGCGCATGCTGGCGGGCGAGGCCCCGCCGGCGGAGTACCCCTCGATGGCCCGGGCCATCACCAAGGGCAACATCGGCCAGTTGAAGCTGACCCCGCAGGCCGAGGTCAGCGGCGAGTGGTTCGGCGACCCGTCGGTCTTCCAGAAGGCCTTCACCGGCCTGTGGAGCGCGCGGTGA
- a CDS encoding ABC transporter permease — protein sequence MSQMKHQGGVAAPARGPEPGQAGARQDRRRTREGGLDWQRFTSRYAIVGIWILMCAFYAVLMPDTFLQGSTFRSVFASQQALVFLAMAAMMTFVVGEFDLSIASALGLSATLVPVLAILHGWNLALACVVAVLAAALGGLVNGFLVVKVGVPALVVTLGSSTLMLGIASLVSHQTTVSGLSSDFADIALFEVAGLPISFFYGLALALVIGYVLTFTPLGRHMTFVGANREVARLAGVAVNRIRLGAFVVGSTLAGIGGVLLVASVGGYDSTVSPTYLLPAFAATFLGTAVVRPGRHNPIGTMVAIYFLATGILGLQMLGYTGWIENVFYGTALIIAVSVATIVRRRTAST from the coding sequence ATGTCCCAGATGAAGCACCAGGGCGGGGTCGCCGCGCCGGCCCGCGGGCCCGAGCCCGGCCAGGCCGGCGCCCGGCAGGACCGCCGCCGCACGCGCGAGGGCGGCCTGGACTGGCAGCGGTTCACCAGCCGCTACGCCATCGTCGGGATCTGGATCCTGATGTGCGCCTTCTACGCCGTGCTGATGCCCGACACGTTCCTGCAGGGCTCGACGTTCCGCAGCGTTTTCGCCTCCCAGCAGGCGCTGGTGTTCCTGGCGATGGCCGCGATGATGACGTTCGTCGTCGGCGAGTTCGACCTGTCGATCGCCTCGGCGCTCGGCCTGTCGGCCACGCTGGTGCCGGTGCTGGCCATCCTGCACGGCTGGAACCTGGCGCTGGCCTGCGTGGTCGCCGTGCTCGCCGCGGCGCTCGGCGGGCTGGTCAACGGGTTCCTCGTGGTGAAGGTGGGCGTCCCGGCGCTGGTCGTGACGCTGGGCAGCTCCACGCTGATGCTCGGGATCGCCTCGCTGGTCTCGCACCAGACCACCGTGTCCGGCCTGTCGTCCGATTTCGCCGACATCGCGTTGTTCGAGGTGGCCGGGCTTCCGATCAGCTTCTTCTACGGCCTGGCCCTGGCCCTGGTGATCGGCTACGTGCTCACCTTCACGCCGCTCGGCCGGCACATGACCTTCGTCGGCGCCAACCGTGAGGTCGCCCGGCTGGCCGGGGTCGCGGTGAACCGCATCCGCCTCGGCGCCTTCGTCGTCGGCAGCACGCTCGCGGGCATCGGCGGGGTGCTGCTGGTCGCCTCGGTCGGCGGCTACGACTCCACCGTCTCCCCCACCTACCTGCTGCCGGCCTTCGCGGCGACCTTCCTCGGCACCGCCGTCGTGCGGCCCGGCCGCCACAACCCGATCGGCACGATGGTGGCGATCTACTTCCTCGCCACCGGGATCCTCGGGCTGCAGATGCTCGGCTACACCGGGTGGATCGAGAACGTCTTCTACGGGACCGCGCTCATCATCGCCGTCTCCGTGGCCACCATCGTCCGCCGCCGCACGGCGTCGACCTGA
- a CDS encoding fumarylacetoacetate hydrolase family protein produces the protein MRIGNVGGRALLITGDNTGIDIATASEGAFGPSMQSLYDRWTDFRAWAARAPLDAGVRHFTEEEIGAPAPSPRQVFAIGLNYAEHAGESGVGVPEEPAVFTKFPTSLTGPVTKVTLPEGNVDWEVELVVVIGREARNVSREEAWEYVAGVTAGQDLSERRLQHVGPLPQFSLAKSYPGFGPTGPFLVTVDELDNPDDLAIGCAVNSETVQKSRTRHMIFSVPVLLAKLSAVAPLLPGDVIFSGTPSGVGGAQNPPRFLAPGDTLVSFVENVGRLTQTFVSAQE, from the coding sequence ATGCGCATCGGAAACGTCGGGGGACGGGCGCTTCTCATCACCGGCGACAACACCGGGATCGACATCGCCACCGCCAGCGAAGGCGCCTTCGGCCCGTCCATGCAGTCGCTCTACGACCGCTGGACCGACTTCCGCGCCTGGGCCGCGCGGGCGCCGCTGGACGCCGGCGTCCGCCACTTCACCGAGGAGGAGATCGGCGCGCCCGCCCCCTCGCCGCGGCAGGTCTTCGCGATCGGGCTGAACTACGCCGAGCACGCCGGCGAGTCGGGCGTCGGCGTGCCCGAGGAGCCCGCGGTGTTCACCAAGTTCCCCACCTCGCTGACCGGGCCGGTGACCAAGGTCACCCTGCCCGAGGGCAACGTGGACTGGGAGGTCGAGCTCGTGGTGGTCATCGGCCGCGAGGCGCGCAACGTCTCGCGGGAGGAGGCGTGGGAGTACGTCGCGGGCGTGACCGCCGGCCAGGACCTCTCCGAGCGCAGGCTTCAGCACGTCGGCCCGTTGCCGCAGTTCAGTCTGGCGAAGTCCTATCCTGGGTTCGGCCCGACCGGACCGTTCCTGGTCACCGTCGACGAGCTTGACAACCCCGACGACCTCGCCATCGGCTGCGCGGTCAACAGCGAGACGGTCCAGAAGTCGCGCACCCGTCACATGATCTTCTCGGTGCCGGTGCTCCTGGCCAAGCTGTCGGCCGTCGCCCCCCTGCTCCCCGGCGACGTCATCTTCAGTGGCACGCCCTCCGGAGTCGGAGGCGCCCAGAACCCGCCGCGCTTCCTCGCGCCCGGGGACACGCTCGTGTCCTTCGTGGAGAACGTCGGCCGGCTCACCCAGACCTTCGTCTCCGCCCAGGAGTAG
- a CDS encoding bifunctional 3-(3-hydroxy-phenyl)propionate/3-hydroxycinnamic acid hydroxylase, with product MTHPTTATHDVIVAGAGPVGLALTRLLAMRGHRVALVDPNRVVCHHPRATHLDDETMRTLQTLGAADLEPRFLRQEGWQLRGADGSVFLTFEMPARESDQGWFADYQFHQPDFESRLRGLLADEHVELLLGAELTGFSQTGDAVTARVLDRRTGQERVLRAAYLVGADGANSFVRRGTGVEVEDLQGTQRSLIIDVHPFEHPASLPVTSGFIYCEDERPVTYVPIFPPKLRFEFMLKDGDDARALENPARTYDLLSRWLTPGSYRILRTDVYEWHARLVRGWRQGRVLLAGDAAHEMPPMLGQGMCSGLRDAMNLAWKLSAVLSGADAALLDTYESERAPHVRPYIVESARQSNMIEAFADPAARPEPGPAQVLERYRPLLGPGLVAAPDGVAGQLSPQPRTAEGVLLDDLVGYRFLVAGDRATIGAVSQDTREAWERLGAVVLDEPPAALAAWLASHGADAVIVRPDRYTQAAVAGAAALEEATRALSERLLPARAAA from the coding sequence ATGACCCACCCCACCACCGCGACCCACGACGTCATCGTCGCCGGCGCCGGGCCGGTCGGCCTGGCCCTCACCCGGCTGCTGGCGATGCGCGGCCACCGCGTCGCGCTCGTCGACCCCAACCGCGTCGTCTGCCACCACCCGCGCGCCACCCATCTGGACGACGAGACGATGCGCACCCTGCAGACGCTCGGCGCCGCCGACCTCGAACCCCGCTTCCTGCGCCAGGAGGGCTGGCAGCTGCGCGGCGCGGACGGCTCGGTGTTCCTCACCTTCGAGATGCCCGCCCGGGAGTCCGACCAGGGCTGGTTCGCCGACTACCAGTTCCACCAGCCCGACTTCGAGTCCCGGCTGCGGGGCCTGCTGGCCGACGAGCACGTGGAGCTGCTGCTCGGCGCGGAGCTGACCGGTTTCTCCCAGACCGGCGACGCCGTCACGGCACGGGTGCTCGACCGCCGTACGGGCCAGGAGCGCGTCCTGCGGGCCGCCTACCTGGTCGGCGCCGACGGCGCCAACTCCTTCGTCCGCCGCGGGACCGGCGTGGAGGTCGAGGACCTCCAGGGCACCCAGCGCTCCCTGATCATCGACGTCCACCCCTTCGAGCACCCGGCGAGCCTGCCCGTCACCAGCGGCTTCATCTACTGCGAGGACGAGCGGCCCGTCACCTACGTGCCGATCTTCCCGCCGAAGCTGCGGTTCGAGTTCATGCTGAAGGACGGCGACGACGCCCGCGCCCTGGAGAACCCCGCCCGCACCTACGACCTGCTGTCGCGGTGGCTGACGCCCGGCTCGTACCGGATCCTGCGCACCGACGTCTACGAGTGGCACGCCCGCCTGGTGCGCGGCTGGCGCCAGGGACGCGTGCTGCTGGCCGGCGACGCCGCCCACGAGATGCCGCCGATGCTCGGCCAGGGAATGTGCTCGGGCCTGCGGGACGCGATGAACCTGGCCTGGAAGCTCAGCGCCGTGCTGTCCGGCGCGGACGCCGCGCTGCTGGACACCTACGAGAGCGAACGGGCGCCCCACGTGCGCCCCTACATCGTGGAGTCGGCGCGGCAGTCCAACATGATCGAGGCGTTCGCCGACCCCGCGGCGCGGCCCGAACCCGGCCCCGCCCAGGTGCTGGAGCGCTACCGCCCGCTGCTCGGCCCCGGCCTGGTGGCCGCGCCGGACGGCGTCGCCGGGCAGCTCAGCCCGCAGCCGCGCACCGCCGAGGGCGTCCTGCTGGACGACCTGGTCGGCTACCGCTTCCTGGTCGCCGGCGACCGCGCCACGATCGGGGCGGTGTCGCAGGACACCCGCGAGGCGTGGGAACGGCTGGGCGCGGTCGTGCTCGACGAGCCGCCCGCGGCGCTGGCCGCCTGGCTCGCCTCCCACGGCGCCGACGCGGTGATCGTCCGGCCGGACCGGTACACCCAGGCCGCCGTCGCCGGCGCCGCGGCGCTGGAGGAGGCCACGCGCGCGCTGAGCGAGCGCCTCCTGCCCGCCCGGGCGGCGGCATGA
- a CDS encoding acetoacetate--CoA ligase encodes MPHVLPDWTPSADAVAGARITGFAAYASELTGRDLTTGYHDLWRWSVEDLDGFWSALWDHLGLPPRPAGAPALAGEDMPGAVWFPGTVLNYTREVFRGRPDHEVAVIAVEESGRTREVTWAELRAQVASLAATLTGLGVRPGDRVAGYLPNGVEAVVAFLATASLGAVWAMCGLDYGVSAALARLAQLRPAVLVAAASCVSAGRRVDRGRELGELRAGLPGLAATVLVGDATLPGTLPWAEAAGRTGVPLTPLDVPFDHPLWVLFSSGTTGRPKGIVHGHGGVVLEHLKTTALHFDLRAGDRMFWYTSPSWMMWNYLVGALLAGVAIVCYDGSPAHPAPDRLFDIAARTRVQVLGTSPGYLAACQKAGADLGAHDLEALRCLAVTGSTFPADLHRWAVRGLGSRVPVVTTSGGTDVVTAFAGGVPTVPVWAGELSAPCLGVALAAYDASGAPVEETVGELVVRRPMPSMPLRFWDDPGDARLREAYFETFPGVWRHGDWVTITGRGSVVIHGRSDATLNRRGVRMGSGDIYAPVEELPQVAEALVIGLEEPGGGYWMPLFVTTVPGVELDEALREAIRTAIRTHASPRHVPDDIIAAPGVPHTRTGKKLEVPVKRILRGDDLASVVDPAGIDRPDLLTWYQQIGAHRRATIS; translated from the coding sequence ATGCCCCACGTCCTTCCGGACTGGACCCCGTCCGCCGACGCCGTCGCCGGCGCCCGCATCACCGGCTTCGCCGCCTACGCCTCCGAACTGACCGGCCGTGACCTCACCACCGGCTACCACGACCTGTGGCGGTGGTCGGTGGAGGACCTCGACGGCTTCTGGTCCGCCCTGTGGGACCACCTCGGCCTGCCGCCCCGTCCCGCCGGCGCCCCGGCCCTGGCCGGGGAGGACATGCCGGGGGCGGTGTGGTTCCCCGGCACCGTGCTCAACTACACCCGCGAGGTGTTCCGCGGCCGGCCCGATCACGAGGTCGCCGTCATCGCCGTCGAGGAGTCCGGGCGGACCCGGGAGGTCACCTGGGCCGAGCTGCGCGCCCAGGTCGCCTCCCTCGCCGCCACCCTCACCGGCCTCGGCGTCCGCCCGGGGGACCGGGTCGCCGGCTACCTGCCCAACGGTGTCGAGGCGGTGGTCGCCTTCCTCGCCACGGCGAGCCTCGGCGCCGTGTGGGCCATGTGCGGGCTCGACTACGGGGTGTCGGCGGCGCTGGCGCGCCTGGCGCAGCTCCGCCCGGCCGTGCTGGTGGCCGCGGCCTCCTGCGTGTCGGCGGGACGGCGCGTGGACCGCGGCCGCGAGCTCGGCGAGCTGCGCGCCGGCCTGCCCGGCCTCGCCGCGACGGTGCTCGTGGGAGACGCGACGCTCCCCGGCACCCTGCCCTGGGCCGAGGCCGCCGGCCGGACCGGCGTCCCGCTCACCCCGCTCGACGTGCCGTTCGACCACCCCCTGTGGGTGCTGTTCTCCTCCGGCACCACCGGGCGGCCCAAAGGCATCGTGCACGGCCACGGCGGCGTCGTGCTGGAGCACCTCAAGACCACCGCGCTGCACTTCGACCTGCGCGCCGGCGACCGCATGTTCTGGTACACCAGCCCGAGCTGGATGATGTGGAACTACCTGGTCGGCGCGCTGCTGGCCGGCGTCGCCATCGTCTGCTACGACGGCAGCCCGGCCCACCCCGCGCCCGACCGGCTCTTCGACATCGCCGCGCGCACCCGTGTCCAGGTGCTCGGCACCAGCCCCGGCTACCTGGCGGCGTGCCAGAAGGCGGGCGCCGACCTCGGCGCCCACGACCTGGAGGCCCTGCGCTGCCTGGCCGTCACCGGCTCCACCTTCCCGGCCGACCTGCACCGCTGGGCCGTCCGCGGCCTGGGCTCCCGGGTGCCGGTGGTCACCACCAGCGGCGGCACCGACGTGGTCACCGCCTTCGCGGGCGGCGTCCCCACCGTGCCGGTGTGGGCGGGGGAACTGTCCGCGCCGTGCCTCGGCGTGGCGCTCGCCGCCTACGACGCCTCCGGCGCGCCGGTGGAGGAGACCGTGGGAGAGCTGGTCGTCCGCCGGCCGATGCCCTCCATGCCGCTGCGGTTCTGGGACGACCCGGGCGACGCGCGGCTGCGCGAGGCCTACTTCGAGACCTTCCCCGGAGTCTGGCGGCACGGCGACTGGGTCACGATCACCGGCCGCGGGTCGGTCGTCATCCACGGGCGCTCCGACGCCACCTTGAACCGGCGCGGCGTCCGTATGGGCAGCGGGGACATCTACGCGCCCGTGGAGGAGCTGCCGCAGGTCGCCGAAGCCCTGGTCATCGGCCTGGAGGAACCCGGCGGCGGGTACTGGATGCCGCTGTTCGTCACCACGGTTCCCGGCGTCGAGCTGGACGAGGCCCTGCGCGAGGCCATCAGGACCGCCATCAGGACCCACGCCTCGCCCCGGCACGTGCCCGACGACATCATCGCCGCGCCCGGCGTCCCCCACACCCGCACGGGCAAGAAGCTGGAGGTGCCCGTCAAACGGATCCTGCGCGGCGACGACCTCGCGAGCGTGGTGGACCCCGCGGGCATCGACCGGCCCGACCTTCTCACCTGGTACCAGCAGATCGGCGCCCACCGCCGCGCGACCATCTCCTAG
- a CDS encoding GntR family transcriptional regulator, which produces MPQQQNGPKKTRTDRVYEQIRADIFAARLKPGARLKFPDLCAAYDTSVGVAREALARLAAERLVRPQPHQGYTVAELSQDQLTDLTMARVEIEAMTFRQAVVHGDMAWEGEIVAAHHVLSRIDPREFAEATADVLEEWYAAHEVFHRALLRACPSRRMVDIALALRDEAELYRRWAGPLGNEKDRDVAGEHRAILEAALARDADLAARLLRDHIAHTTQVLISGVESVDALTPE; this is translated from the coding sequence ATGCCCCAGCAGCAGAACGGCCCGAAGAAGACGCGGACCGACCGGGTCTACGAGCAGATCCGGGCCGACATCTTCGCGGCGCGCCTCAAGCCCGGCGCCCGCCTGAAGTTCCCCGACCTGTGCGCGGCCTACGACACCAGCGTCGGCGTCGCCCGCGAGGCGCTCGCCCGGCTCGCCGCCGAACGCCTGGTACGGCCACAGCCCCACCAGGGCTACACCGTCGCCGAGCTCTCCCAGGACCAGCTCACCGACCTGACCATGGCGCGGGTCGAGATCGAGGCGATGACCTTCCGCCAGGCCGTCGTGCACGGTGACATGGCCTGGGAGGGCGAGATCGTCGCCGCCCACCACGTCCTGTCCCGCATCGACCCCCGCGAGTTCGCCGAGGCCACCGCCGACGTGCTGGAGGAGTGGTACGCCGCCCACGAGGTGTTCCACCGCGCGCTCCTGCGGGCCTGCCCCAGCCGGCGCATGGTCGACATCGCGCTCGCCCTGCGCGACGAGGCCGAGCTCTACCGCCGCTGGGCCGGACCGCTCGGCAACGAGAAGGACCGGGACGTCGCCGGCGAGCACCGCGCCATCCTGGAGGCGGCCCTGGCCCGCGACGCCGACCTGGCCGCACGGCTGCTGCGCGACCACATCGCCCACACCACGCAGGTACTGATCTCCGGCGTCGAGTCCGTCGACGCGCTCACCCCCGAGTGA